A single genomic interval of Chrysemys picta bellii isolate R12L10 chromosome 8, ASM1138683v2, whole genome shotgun sequence harbors:
- the PCDHA8 gene encoding protocadherin alpha-8 codes for MAVFRRDSLVTRQLLRLVLLHTAWEVGSGQVRYSVPEESKHGTFVGRLAQDLGLEVAELVPRMFRMVSNGRRDYFEVNLQNGVLFVNSRVDREELCGQSPLCAIDLEVIVDKPLRIFHVEVEIQDINDNAPVFSINELNLFISESRLPGSRFPLEGASDADIGTNSLLTYKLSSNKYFTLDVQVRNDHNKLAALGLKKALDREETTEHILLLTATDGGKPELTGTVQLVITVLDANDNAPVFNQSVYEVTVLENTAKGTLVIKLNATDLDEGTNKNISYSFGNFVPPIVRAAFNLNSDTGEIRVKGDLDYEHVELYEIRVEAQDKGHQPMTGQCSVLLHVLDVNDNAPELAVTSLSLPVPEDAAPGTVVALISVSDRDSGDNGKVTCSIPPNLPFQLVSTFKNYHSLVLAEAVDRERVSEYKILVTARDEGTPPLSASSSILVPIADVNDNAPAFPQPVYTLFVKENNPPGAHLFTVSASDPDLRENAFVSYSVVERSVGEQPLSSYISVHSESGHIYALQPFDYEELQVLQFQVSARDAGFPSLCGNVTVQLFVLDENDNAPAVSPAGSGRGSPGPELVPLSASAGHVVGKIRAVDADSGYNAWLRYEVQEPRAAGPFRVGVYSGEISTTRALEEADGPSQRLVILVKDHGEPALSVTVTVSLSLVESPQAVKWDSRQRGRSEGPLVDMNVSLMIGICSVSGLFVLVIVVYVGLRCHPGPEVMCEPRKATVVCSSEVGSWSYSQRQSRNLCVGEGTAKNDLMVFSPNFPHSWENGEAGKGQILTPNASGQVYNLLFSLQNDIAAII; via the coding sequence ATGGCAGTTTTCCGGCGAGACTCCCTGGTAACCAGGCAGCTGCTGCGGTTGGTTCTGTTACACACGGCCTGGGAGGTGGGCAGCGGCCAGGTCCGTTATTCCGTGCCGGAGGAATCCAAACACGGCACCTTTGTGGGCCGCCTGGCCCAGGACCTGGGGCTGGAGGTGGCGGAGCTGGTGCCTCGGATGTTCCGGATGGTCTCCAACGGCAGGAGAGACTATTTCGAGGTAAATTTGCAGAACGGCGTTTTGTTTGTTAATTCGCGAGTAGACAGGGAAGAGCTGTGCGGCCAGAGCCCCCTGTGCGCCATTGACCTGGAGGTGATAGTGGACAAACCCCTGAGGATATTTCACGTGGAAGTGGAGATACAGGATATAAACGACAATGCTCCTGTTTTCTCAATAAATGAATTAAATCTGTTCATATCAGAATCGAGACTGCCGGGTTCGCGTTTCCCACTAGAGGGCGCTTCTGACGCAGACATTGGTACAAACTCTCTGCTAACCTATAAACTCAGCTctaataaatattttactttagaTGTACAAGTGAGAAATGACCATAATAAATTAGCAGCGCTTGGGTTAAAGAAAGCTCTGGATAGAGAGGAAACCACTGAGCATATTTTATTACTCACCGCCACTGATGGGGGCAAACCGGAGCTCACGGGCACAGTTCAGCTGGTGATCACTGTGCTGGATGCCAATGATAACGCGCCTGTATTTAATCAGTCAGTTTATGAAGTAACTGTGTTAGAAAATACAGCTAAAGGGACATTAGTAATCAAACTTAACGCCACCGATTTGGATGAAGGGACTAACAAGAATATTTCGTATTCGTTTGGTAATTTTGTGCCTCCCATTGTAAGAGCGGCGTTTAACCTAAATTCAGATACCGGTGAAATCAGGGTGAAAGGAGACCTGGATTACGAGCACGTTGAGTTATATGAAATTCGAGTTGAAGCTCAAGATAAAGGTCACCAGCCAATGACGGGACAGTGCAGTGTTTTACTACATGTTTTGGACGTGAACGATAACGCCCCTGAGCTGGCCGTGACTTCCCTTTCTCTGCCGGTTCCGGAGGACGCTGCCCCAGGGACAGTGGTGGCTCTTATTAGCGTCTCTGACCGGGACTCGGGAGACAACGGCAAAGTCACCTGCTCCATCCCCCCGAACCTGCCCTTTCAGCTCGTCTCCACCTTTAAGAATTATCACTCGCTGGTGCTGGCGGAGGCCGTGGATCGGGAGCGAGTGTCTGAATATAAGATCCTGGTGACAGCCAGAGACGAAGGGACCCCGCCTCTCTCGGCCAGTAGCAGCATTTTGGTGCCGATCGCGGATGTGAACGATAACGCCCCTGCTTTCCCTCAGCCCGTTTACACCTTGTTTGTGAAGGAAAACAACCCGCCCGGGGCTCATCTCTTCACCGTGTCGGCCTCGGACCCGGACCTGAGGGAAAACGCCTTTGTGAGCTACTCGGTGGTGGAGCGAAGTGTGGGAGAGCAGCCCCTGTCCAGCTACATCTCGGTGCACTCGGAGAGCGGGCACATCTATGCCCTGCAGCCCTTTGACTACGaggagctgcaagtgctgcagttccaGGTGAGCGCGAGGGACGCCGGGTTCCCGTCGTTGTGCGGGAACGTGACTGTGCAGCTCTTTGTCCTGGATGAAAATGACAACGCGCCCGCAGTGTCCCCGGCTGGCTCCGGCCGCGGCTCGCCAGGGCCTGAGCTGGTTCCGCTGTCGGCCAGCGCAGGGCACGTGGTGGGCAAGATCCGAGCGGTGGATGCGGATTCCGGCTACAACGCGTGGCTTCGCTACGAAgtgcaggagcccagggctgcggggccTTTCCGGGTGGGTGTGTACAGCGGGGAGATCAGCACCACGCGGGCCTTGGAGGAGGCGGACGGCCCCAGCCAGAGACTCGTGATCCTGGTGAAGGACCATGGGGAACCGGCGCTGTCAGTGACAGTCACTGTCAGCCTGTCCTTAGTGGAGAGTCCCCAGGCTGTGAAATGGGACTCGAGGCAAAGGGGCAGGAGCGAAGGGCCCTTGGTTGACATGAACGTGTCTTTAATGATCGGCATTTGCTCGGTGTCCGGGCTGTTTGTGCTGGTGATTGTCGTGTACGTCGGCCTGAGATGCCACCCGGGTCCGGAAGTGATGTGCGAGCCTAGGAAAGCCACCGTGGTGTGCTCGAGCGAAGTGGGGAGTTGGTCCTATTCCCAGCGCCAGAGCCGGAACTTGTGTGTAGGGGAAGGCACCGCCAAGAATGACCTCATGGTTTTCAGCCCCAACTTTCCGCACTCCTGGGAAAATGGAGAGGCCGGGAAGGGGCAGATTCTCACACCAAATGCGTCTGGCCAG